The Ferrimicrobium acidiphilum DSM 19497 genome has a segment encoding these proteins:
- a CDS encoding methyl-accepting chemotaxis protein, which translates to MNQALLNRADDRYMGRGFAGLRRSTAIGREVLDRLDALVVLATPDSEARITYVSPQAERQLKLGSAGGNATLVQLFDDSDRIRRQLQRLLAGQVKDHVELDYQAGDRQFVAKVLLLKNTENQSEDCFVVQWREVSLRVRDDQQRRESDLHRSSVVTEAVSQIAAAVEELSVTAGEVAANTRVVKEAAESVNGKAAESRDIFFAAKGAIDEISRRMTETSATLARLSEKTKLIDAMVSTIQGIADQTNLLALNAAIEAARAGAAGRGFGVVADEVRQLASRARGAASEIAGRIAEVRNGTIEVSEGFEESFQEALRGATNAEAAAIALEDILTANRQVREMLLRINSATEQQEEATMEISNRLSGILVATEGTADDSRRRFGVREEL; encoded by the coding sequence TTGAATCAAGCTCTTCTGAATCGTGCCGATGATCGTTATATGGGAAGAGGTTTTGCTGGCCTGAGACGTTCGACTGCGATTGGGAGGGAGGTTCTCGATCGCCTTGATGCGCTCGTGGTGCTGGCAACTCCGGATTCCGAAGCGCGTATCACTTACGTTAGCCCCCAAGCCGAACGGCAACTTAAACTTGGTTCTGCTGGCGGTAACGCGACACTCGTGCAGCTTTTTGATGACTCCGACCGTATTCGCCGGCAACTACAGCGGTTGCTTGCAGGACAAGTAAAAGATCATGTTGAACTCGATTATCAAGCTGGTGATCGCCAGTTCGTTGCCAAGGTTCTCCTGCTGAAGAATACCGAGAACCAGTCGGAGGATTGTTTTGTTGTGCAGTGGCGCGAAGTATCGCTACGGGTGCGCGACGACCAACAGCGCCGAGAGTCCGACTTGCACCGATCTTCGGTCGTTACCGAGGCGGTTAGCCAGATCGCGGCTGCAGTGGAGGAGCTCTCTGTAACCGCCGGCGAAGTTGCGGCTAACACAAGGGTGGTCAAGGAGGCGGCGGAGTCAGTTAATGGTAAGGCCGCCGAGAGCCGTGATATCTTCTTCGCCGCTAAAGGAGCTATAGACGAGATTTCAAGACGCATGACTGAGACCTCGGCTACACTAGCGCGTCTTTCCGAGAAAACTAAGTTGATCGATGCGATGGTGTCCACTATACAAGGGATAGCTGATCAGACAAATCTTCTTGCACTTAATGCTGCTATCGAGGCCGCGCGAGCTGGTGCGGCGGGTAGGGGATTCGGGGTCGTTGCGGATGAAGTGCGTCAACTAGCAAGTCGAGCACGGGGTGCAGCATCTGAGATTGCGGGTCGTATCGCTGAAGTCCGAAATGGCACTATCGAGGTGAGTGAGGGATTCGAGGAGAGCTTTCAAGAGGCCCTTCGTGGCGCTACGAATGCAGAGGCTGCTGCGATAGCGCTTGAAGACATATTGACCGCTAATCGACAGGTACGTGAAATGCTGCTTCGCATCAATAGTGCTACAGAACAGCAAGAGGAGGCGACTATGGAGATCTCCAATCGATTGTCTGGGATTCTTGTCGCCACTGAAGGCACCGCTGACGATTCGAGGCGACGGTTCGGAGTGCGTGAAGAGTTGTAA
- a CDS encoding MBL fold metallo-hydrolase, giving the protein MEVGEGVFAYLQRDGSWYLNNAGIIPDRKLSYLIDSAATITRTKALVAEARRLGVGDRVGMVATHHHGDHTNGNAFIDPSFLISHAAVRDELKQGFAVPPAGLFTAVDWGEIELRPPDITFARELTLEVGGRRVELRHLGYPAHTLGDCVVYFPDDRLLFAGDLAFEGGTPFALMGSVRGWLACLGELRLLDVETVVPGHGEICAMGVFDDVERYLRFVLDLAERAIDAAITPLEAAYDSDLGEFADWHNQERIVGNLHRAMAELSGTESGGTMDVAMAFADMVTYNGGPLTCFA; this is encoded by the coding sequence GTGGAGGTGGGGGAGGGAGTCTTTGCCTACCTACAGCGAGATGGATCCTGGTATCTCAACAATGCAGGAATCATTCCTGATCGTAAGCTCTCGTACCTGATAGATTCTGCCGCGACTATTACTCGGACTAAGGCCCTGGTTGCTGAGGCACGTCGCCTAGGAGTGGGCGATCGAGTTGGGATGGTGGCTACCCATCACCATGGCGACCATACCAATGGGAATGCGTTTATAGATCCGAGCTTTCTGATCAGCCATGCTGCAGTACGGGACGAATTGAAACAGGGTTTCGCGGTGCCACCAGCAGGATTGTTCACAGCTGTCGACTGGGGTGAGATCGAACTCAGACCACCCGACATCACCTTCGCTCGAGAGCTGACACTCGAGGTAGGTGGGCGTAGGGTAGAGCTTCGCCACTTGGGTTACCCGGCGCATACATTGGGCGACTGTGTCGTCTATTTTCCAGATGATCGTCTCCTATTCGCAGGTGATCTCGCCTTTGAGGGTGGGACTCCTTTTGCGCTCATGGGTTCGGTGCGAGGCTGGCTCGCTTGCCTTGGCGAGTTGCGTTTGCTTGATGTTGAGACGGTAGTGCCGGGACATGGTGAGATTTGTGCGATGGGTGTGTTCGACGATGTGGAACGCTACCTGCGTTTTGTTCTTGACTTGGCCGAGCGGGCCATCGATGCAGCGATCACCCCACTCGAGGCTGCCTACGACTCCGATTTGGGCGAGTTTGCCGACTGGCATAATCAAGAGCGTATCGTAGGAAACTTGCACAGAGCGATGGCCGAGCTATCAGGAACCGAGTCGGGTGGTACTATGGATGTAGCGATGGCCTTTGCGGACATGGTGACCTATAACGGTGGCCCACTCACCTGTTTCGCCTAA
- a CDS encoding acyl-CoA carboxylase subunit beta, with translation MSERVVTRAEQIKYGWPKSVEDKLQKSEKLHARERISLLVDQGSFREDGLFANERDPSLPADGVITGTGVIDGRPVAIMANDQTVKAGSWGARTVEKIIRITELAYAQSLPIFYLVDSAGARITDQVDLFPGRRGAGRIFANQVRLSGRVPQICCLFGPSAAGGAYIPAFCDVVFMVEKNASMYLGSPRMAEVVIGERVTLDEMGGARMHASVSGCGDNLVTDDEAAIVAARAYLSYLPRCYEDDPPREEGIDPVVEFDDSMIPSQPQQGYDMHAVINSIVDAGSFFEIKPLFATEILVGFARLDGATIGIVANNPMSKGGVLFVDSADKAARFIWNCDAFNIPLLFLADVPGFMIGSEVERQGIIRHGAKMITAVAEATVPKISVIVRKAYGAGLYAMCGPGFSPEATIALPSAAIAVMGPEPAVNAVYYNKIASIEDPEERAEFIRAKREEYEKDVDLLRLASDLVVDAIIEGRFLRQELIARFSRAGRRDRAFSSRRHGVPPV, from the coding sequence ATGAGCGAACGGGTAGTTACGCGTGCAGAACAGATCAAGTACGGATGGCCAAAATCCGTAGAAGACAAGCTTCAGAAGTCTGAGAAGCTCCATGCTCGCGAGCGGATCTCTCTCCTTGTCGACCAGGGTTCGTTCCGCGAGGATGGTCTCTTCGCGAACGAGCGCGATCCCAGCCTCCCTGCAGATGGGGTGATCACAGGCACTGGGGTGATCGATGGTCGTCCAGTAGCGATCATGGCCAATGATCAGACCGTCAAGGCTGGATCTTGGGGAGCTCGTACGGTTGAGAAGATTATTCGGATTACCGAGCTTGCCTATGCGCAGTCGTTACCTATTTTCTATCTGGTCGACTCGGCTGGAGCCCGGATCACAGACCAAGTTGACCTTTTCCCTGGTCGTAGAGGTGCCGGTAGGATTTTTGCGAACCAGGTAAGACTCTCTGGTCGAGTCCCGCAGATATGTTGCCTATTTGGCCCATCTGCCGCCGGGGGTGCCTATATTCCTGCGTTTTGTGATGTGGTTTTTATGGTAGAGAAGAACGCCTCTATGTACCTTGGTTCGCCACGAATGGCTGAGGTGGTGATCGGCGAGCGAGTTACCCTCGACGAAATGGGGGGTGCAAGGATGCACGCCTCGGTCTCGGGCTGTGGTGACAACCTGGTGACAGATGATGAGGCGGCAATTGTTGCCGCGCGAGCCTACCTTTCGTATCTTCCAAGGTGTTACGAAGACGATCCTCCACGCGAGGAGGGTATAGATCCTGTGGTTGAGTTTGACGACTCGATGATTCCATCGCAGCCACAACAGGGGTATGACATGCATGCGGTCATCAACTCTATAGTCGACGCCGGCAGCTTTTTCGAGATCAAGCCGCTCTTTGCCACCGAGATCTTGGTTGGCTTTGCTCGCTTAGATGGAGCGACCATCGGCATAGTAGCGAACAATCCGATGTCAAAGGGCGGAGTGTTGTTTGTAGATTCGGCCGACAAGGCGGCTCGGTTCATCTGGAACTGCGATGCCTTCAATATCCCACTTCTCTTCTTAGCGGATGTTCCAGGCTTTATGATCGGATCAGAGGTTGAACGTCAGGGGATCATTCGACATGGTGCCAAGATGATCACTGCTGTAGCCGAGGCTACGGTGCCCAAAATATCGGTGATCGTCCGCAAGGCCTATGGGGCTGGACTCTACGCCATGTGTGGACCCGGTTTCTCTCCAGAGGCGACGATAGCACTGCCGTCTGCGGCTATAGCTGTGATGGGTCCGGAGCCAGCGGTGAACGCCGTGTATTACAACAAGATTGCCAGCATCGAGGACCCCGAGGAACGAGCGGAGTTTATCCGGGCCAAACGAGAGGAGTACGAGAAGGATGTTGATCTCCTTCGTCTGGCTAGTGACCTGGTAGTTGACGCGATTATAGAGGGTCGTTTTTTGCGCCAGGAGCTTATCGCCCGCTTCAGTCGCGCGGGTCGGCGCGACCGTGCCTTCTCGAGTCGGCGACATGGAGTGCCGCCGGTCTAG
- the der gene encoding ribosome biogenesis GTPase Der codes for MAEVTKVAIVGRPNVGKSSLFNRMVGRRVAVVEERAKVTRDLKVGETRWRGRVFEFMDTGGWLGKGDALDLKVSKMAERAVREADVVLFMVDVRTGVTDEDLDVAKMLHRRPGSTVLVANKVDHERYDAQIYEFLQLGFGDPVAISAMHGRNTGDLLDALGELTGGFANDAPGEMPVFDDRVDEDEQEDLPLTDAVRVEALELTVAIVGRPNAGKSTLFNRVVGQERAVVYDRPGTTVDTIDTVIETEMGPVRFFDTAGLRRRSRYAEATEYYSMVRTLRAIDSCNVAILVVDATTGVTGWDQRLAERIDLAGSPIVLVLNKWDLLDHDARLMVNAQVSDRLSFLTGVEPMRISAQSGKGVHRLLPKIFEAQTAYRSRVPTGELNRFLRSLQGANPPREGRILYIVQGATEPPTFTLFTSKPLTASYLKFLENRIRDQYKLGSTPVKLRVRRRD; via the coding sequence GTGGCTGAGGTGACCAAAGTCGCAATCGTCGGGCGCCCGAACGTCGGGAAGTCATCGCTGTTTAACCGGATGGTCGGTAGGCGAGTAGCGGTCGTCGAAGAACGAGCAAAAGTTACGCGTGATTTAAAGGTCGGCGAGACACGTTGGCGAGGCCGGGTATTCGAGTTTATGGATACCGGTGGTTGGCTTGGCAAAGGCGATGCGCTGGATCTAAAGGTGTCAAAGATGGCCGAGCGAGCAGTGCGCGAGGCTGATGTAGTGCTTTTCATGGTCGATGTCCGCACTGGTGTAACCGATGAGGATCTCGACGTCGCCAAGATGCTCCACCGTCGCCCAGGATCGACAGTGTTAGTCGCCAACAAGGTAGATCACGAACGCTATGATGCACAGATCTACGAGTTCCTCCAGCTTGGATTTGGTGATCCAGTGGCGATCTCAGCCATGCATGGTCGCAACACTGGTGACTTGTTAGATGCATTGGGTGAACTAACCGGAGGATTCGCGAACGATGCTCCCGGTGAGATGCCCGTCTTTGACGATCGGGTAGACGAAGATGAGCAGGAGGATCTCCCACTTACCGATGCAGTCCGAGTCGAGGCGCTTGAACTAACGGTGGCCATAGTCGGGCGCCCGAACGCCGGCAAGTCGACGCTGTTCAACCGCGTCGTCGGGCAGGAACGAGCGGTGGTCTATGACCGACCGGGGACCACGGTTGATACCATCGATACCGTGATCGAGACCGAGATGGGCCCGGTTCGTTTCTTTGATACCGCAGGTCTGCGCAGACGGTCTCGATACGCTGAGGCTACCGAGTACTACTCGATGGTGAGGACCTTGAGGGCCATCGATAGTTGTAACGTCGCGATCCTGGTAGTCGATGCGACCACGGGAGTAACCGGTTGGGATCAGCGTCTTGCAGAGCGAATCGACCTGGCAGGATCTCCTATTGTTCTAGTTCTCAATAAATGGGATCTCCTCGACCATGATGCGCGGTTGATGGTGAATGCGCAGGTAAGTGATCGACTCTCGTTCCTTACGGGTGTTGAACCTATGCGTATCTCTGCTCAGAGTGGCAAGGGCGTGCACCGTCTCCTACCTAAGATCTTCGAGGCTCAAACTGCCTATAGATCTAGGGTGCCGACCGGCGAACTTAATCGCTTTCTCCGTTCTCTGCAGGGAGCTAACCCGCCGCGAGAGGGTCGTATTCTTTACATAGTTCAAGGTGCTACCGAACCTCCTACGTTTACCCTGTTCACTAGCAAGCCGTTGACGGCGTCATACCTCAAGTTCTTGGAGAATCGGATTCGTGACCAATACAAGTTGGGCTCAACTCCGGTAAAACTTCGTGTGCGACGCAGGGATTAA
- a CDS encoding DUF512 domain-containing protein, which translates to MPYPSILRVSSGSPAERAGIVAGDALVAVNGVPPRDIIDYQQLVDGPDPLVTIQRAGLEIEVPVDKPAGTLVGMEISDALFDKVRTCDNHCEFCFIYQLPKGLRRTLYVKDDDYRLSFLYGNFTTLTRFTEADFERVITERLSPLYVSIHTTDPLLRAEMLRNRRGATSLRWLEHLLDAGVTVHGQIVLAPAINDGDRLRATLTDILLRFPKLASVGVVPLGVSKYTKEPRMRPMTKEEAREAIATVEEFSDVAQAMLGKTMVYCSDEFYLLGEMEFPPYSSYADFEQLENGVGVTRAFEREFALLERTKSAGHSGFFSSIDGAPALGYRAVRFRPKGFGQRRSAGAVSVAIVTSTYGKLALGRVFESKGQAPVDVIEVTNEFFGGNIAVTGLMSGQDVARAIATTDYDRLLLPDVCLSEGRFIDGLDARELPREVEVVPTDGASLAAALQGTTFPLIGGARG; encoded by the coding sequence ATGCCTTACCCCTCCATCCTTCGTGTATCTTCAGGTTCCCCAGCAGAGCGCGCGGGAATCGTGGCAGGCGATGCGTTGGTGGCGGTTAATGGCGTTCCTCCGCGAGATATCATCGATTACCAGCAGTTGGTCGATGGACCGGATCCATTAGTCACCATTCAACGGGCTGGCCTAGAGATTGAAGTTCCAGTCGATAAGCCGGCTGGGACGTTGGTTGGGATGGAGATTTCAGACGCACTCTTTGATAAGGTGCGCACCTGCGATAACCACTGCGAGTTCTGTTTCATCTATCAGCTTCCGAAGGGGTTGCGACGTACGTTGTACGTGAAGGATGATGATTATCGTCTATCGTTCCTCTACGGCAACTTCACGACGTTGACTCGCTTTACTGAAGCCGACTTTGAACGTGTTATCACCGAACGGTTAAGTCCACTCTATGTATCGATCCACACGACTGACCCGCTGTTGCGCGCTGAGATGTTGCGCAACCGTAGAGGAGCTACTTCTCTGCGCTGGCTTGAGCATCTGCTTGATGCAGGAGTCACCGTCCATGGCCAGATTGTACTGGCACCAGCGATAAACGATGGTGATCGACTGCGCGCAACGTTGACCGATATTCTGCTCCGCTTCCCAAAGCTCGCCTCGGTTGGCGTTGTTCCGTTGGGTGTATCTAAGTACACCAAGGAGCCAAGGATGCGTCCGATGACTAAGGAAGAGGCTAGGGAGGCGATAGCGACGGTGGAGGAGTTCTCCGATGTTGCTCAGGCGATGCTTGGAAAGACGATGGTCTACTGCTCCGACGAGTTCTATCTGTTGGGCGAGATGGAGTTTCCTCCCTACTCCAGCTACGCCGATTTCGAACAGCTCGAGAACGGGGTTGGAGTGACGCGAGCGTTTGAACGCGAGTTTGCGTTGCTAGAACGCACAAAGTCGGCGGGTCACTCTGGCTTCTTCTCCTCGATCGATGGAGCGCCTGCGCTAGGCTATCGCGCCGTCCGGTTTCGTCCGAAGGGTTTTGGCCAACGACGATCGGCTGGGGCGGTGTCGGTGGCTATCGTCACCTCGACCTATGGCAAGCTAGCACTTGGGCGAGTCTTCGAATCGAAGGGTCAGGCACCTGTCGACGTCATCGAGGTGACTAATGAGTTTTTTGGAGGAAACATCGCAGTGACTGGATTAATGAGTGGTCAAGATGTTGCCCGCGCTATTGCCACTACCGACTACGACCGACTGCTTCTGCCAGATGTCTGTCTTAGCGAGGGGCGTTTCATAGATGGTCTTGATGCTCGAGAACTGCCACGAGAGGTTGAGGTGGTACCGACAGATGGCGCCTCGTTGGCGGCGGCGCTCCAAGGAACAACCTTTCCATTGATTGGAGGAGCACGTGGCTGA
- the ispH gene encoding 4-hydroxy-3-methylbut-2-enyl diphosphate reductase, with the protein MTVDKVILASPRGFCAGVEKAINALAWMVRIFPPPVYCYHEIVHNQLVVEAFSRVGVIFVPDISQVPEGSPIMLSAHGSAPEVVEAARGQGGTVIDAVCPLVTKVHHEIRTRASKGYRIVYIGHRGHEEAIGATAEAPNSVDFVETIADVEALVKDERPIALLAQTTLAVPEWQELADRTKDRLGPVWMPGRSDLCYATTNRQAAIAEIAPRVDTLVVIGSANSSNTRALERVAKAKGVSRVLRINSEAELPNDISGNVGITAGASAAEDVVARVVERLQARDEPEIVSAIAEDEFFPAPPELRELLAGLSAAAALLLGKEASAEVGLHDLARDALADLATEPDWHPDPSVD; encoded by the coding sequence GTGACAGTCGACAAAGTCATCTTGGCATCTCCTCGCGGCTTCTGCGCCGGCGTCGAAAAGGCGATTAACGCGCTCGCCTGGATGGTGCGGATTTTCCCACCCCCGGTCTATTGCTACCATGAGATCGTCCATAACCAATTGGTGGTCGAGGCGTTCTCGCGTGTTGGCGTCATCTTCGTTCCTGACATCTCCCAGGTACCGGAGGGATCTCCCATTATGCTGAGCGCCCATGGCTCGGCTCCCGAGGTCGTCGAGGCGGCACGAGGCCAAGGAGGAACTGTAATCGATGCCGTCTGCCCCCTCGTCACCAAGGTTCACCATGAGATTCGCACCAGAGCCAGCAAGGGATACCGAATTGTATACATCGGCCATCGCGGTCACGAGGAGGCCATTGGTGCCACCGCAGAGGCCCCTAATTCGGTAGATTTTGTCGAGACCATTGCTGACGTGGAGGCGCTTGTCAAGGACGAACGCCCGATCGCTCTCCTAGCCCAGACGACACTTGCGGTGCCGGAGTGGCAGGAACTCGCAGACAGAACCAAGGATCGTCTGGGTCCTGTATGGATGCCCGGACGCTCAGATCTGTGCTATGCCACCACAAACAGACAGGCAGCCATCGCGGAGATCGCACCGCGAGTAGATACCCTTGTCGTGATTGGATCCGCAAACTCCTCGAACACACGCGCGCTAGAGCGCGTCGCCAAGGCCAAAGGGGTATCCAGGGTGCTTCGAATCAACTCCGAGGCCGAACTACCCAATGACATCTCCGGCAACGTAGGCATCACCGCCGGTGCGTCGGCAGCCGAGGACGTAGTCGCCCGCGTGGTTGAGCGACTCCAAGCTCGTGACGAGCCAGAGATCGTGAGCGCTATAGCTGAAGATGAATTCTTTCCAGCCCCACCTGAGTTGCGAGAGCTCTTGGCCGGTCTCTCCGCCGCTGCGGCGCTACTCTTGGGCAAAGAAGCTTCAGCAGAGGTGGGGCTTCACGACTTAGCGCGCGACGCCCTCGCCGATCTCGCCACCGAACCCGACTGGCATCCAGACCCCTCAGTCGACTAA
- a CDS encoding lysophospholipid acyltransferase family protein, with translation MDRSRYVAPTTFERRFYQGAQRIVEGWNRRYWLTTVHYQEPIPRPPYILAPTHRSNIDTLLVGSITRDPMTYMAKAGVFANPVFAKLVRLLGGFPVDRDGTDRDAVEIAQAALLAGSSLVIFPEGTRRRGMIVEKLEEGASYLALKAGVPIVPVGIAGSEMAMPVGSSFIYPSLIAIEVGPPLFPLSVRTGDISGGRMRRSEITRLTSQLTDELNRLRAQADAERLRMRSTL, from the coding sequence ATGGATCGGTCACGCTATGTTGCACCAACCACTTTCGAGCGCCGTTTCTACCAAGGTGCGCAGCGTATAGTGGAGGGTTGGAATCGGCGCTACTGGCTGACAACCGTGCACTACCAAGAGCCGATACCGAGGCCGCCCTACATTTTGGCACCGACGCACAGGTCTAATATCGACACCCTTCTTGTGGGTTCGATCACCCGCGATCCAATGACCTATATGGCTAAGGCCGGAGTGTTCGCAAATCCTGTTTTTGCCAAGCTTGTTCGTCTACTTGGAGGCTTTCCGGTCGACCGCGATGGAACTGATCGTGATGCCGTCGAGATTGCACAGGCGGCACTACTGGCGGGTTCGAGTCTTGTAATCTTCCCAGAGGGAACGCGGAGAAGAGGAATGATTGTGGAGAAGCTCGAAGAGGGTGCCTCTTATCTGGCTCTCAAGGCTGGAGTACCTATCGTCCCGGTCGGGATAGCAGGATCAGAGATGGCGATGCCGGTCGGCTCTAGCTTCATATACCCATCGCTGATAGCAATAGAGGTAGGCCCACCACTGTTCCCACTCTCGGTCCGTACTGGCGATATCTCCGGGGGACGTATGCGTCGTTCCGAGATCACTCGGCTCACTAGCCAATTGACCGATGAACTCAATCGACTACGCGCACAGGCTGACGCCGAGCGCCTTCGTATGCGTTCGACACTTTAA
- a CDS encoding (d)CMP kinase has protein sequence MGSIAAVSPAILAAGIRKVGSGLHATHSGNSGIGVVTMSLVVAIDGPGGSGKSTVAYRLAAMLLLPMLSTGLYFRTVAWGLSSVVLPDQDDDTADINDWFDHHEVAVEGQVGLLDGRALDEELRSKRVQEVLAQVSANPTVRRRILELERAEIAKLGSCVVEGRDIGSVVWPDAVCKFYLVARLKVRLERRPEEGLQLLDRDLKDTTRYHAPLKVAEDAFVVDNSDESLDVLIARMGDLVKLRAKSC, from the coding sequence ATGGGGTCCATAGCTGCCGTATCACCTGCTATTCTAGCAGCTGGTATACGAAAGGTTGGAAGTGGGCTTCACGCGACACATTCAGGAAATTCAGGAATCGGTGTCGTAACCATGAGTTTGGTTGTGGCGATCGATGGGCCCGGTGGGTCAGGAAAGTCCACCGTTGCATATCGGCTCGCCGCAATGCTGTTACTGCCGATGCTTTCCACTGGACTGTATTTCCGCACGGTGGCATGGGGGTTGAGTTCAGTTGTGCTCCCAGACCAAGACGATGATACTGCCGATATCAATGACTGGTTTGACCATCACGAAGTCGCCGTTGAGGGCCAAGTCGGGCTGCTCGACGGTCGAGCTTTGGATGAAGAGCTTCGCTCTAAGCGTGTCCAGGAGGTCCTGGCCCAGGTATCGGCGAATCCAACCGTCCGCCGACGGATTCTCGAGTTGGAGCGGGCCGAGATAGCGAAGTTGGGATCATGCGTAGTAGAAGGACGCGATATTGGTTCGGTAGTTTGGCCAGATGCAGTCTGCAAGTTCTATTTGGTAGCTCGTCTAAAGGTGCGTCTAGAGCGCAGACCTGAGGAGGGGCTGCAGCTTTTGGATCGAGATTTAAAGGACACGACCCGTTATCATGCTCCCTTGAAGGTTGCCGAAGACGCCTTTGTCGTGGATAACTCTGATGAGTCTCTTGATGTCTTAATCGCCAGAATGGGTGATCTCGTCAAATTGCGAGCCAAGAGTTGCTGA
- the htpX gene encoding zinc metalloprotease HtpX: MADSRYVKDRGLSARMAFTIFLLGLVYVLFFGVLIAVGVGALTVVVIAVVLLVAQFYFSDRIALFGMHGHEVTQEQAPELYQIIARLTTLADMPMPKIAISELDIPNAFATGRSPKNAVVCVTRGLLRRLPPQELEAVLAHELSHVAHRDVAVMTIASFLGVLAGLLTRLMFYSEIFGGMMGGGYGGGRGRGGGRGNGGGNIIAIEMLIMLISAVVYAISFLLIRALSRYRELAADRAGAILIGRPAALKSALLRISGTMGQIPTRDLRTAQAFNAFFFTPAINPRNPSLASGLFATHPSLEKRIAQLDELDRELGKAE; encoded by the coding sequence GTGGCAGACTCTCGATACGTAAAGGATAGAGGGCTAAGTGCTCGTATGGCCTTCACAATCTTCCTTCTTGGCCTGGTCTATGTTCTGTTTTTTGGCGTGTTAATCGCAGTCGGCGTGGGAGCACTCACCGTGGTGGTGATTGCGGTAGTCCTCTTAGTGGCACAGTTCTACTTTTCTGACCGTATTGCACTCTTTGGAATGCATGGCCACGAGGTGACTCAGGAGCAGGCGCCCGAGTTGTACCAAATCATCGCAAGGCTCACCACTCTCGCCGATATGCCAATGCCAAAGATCGCCATCTCTGAACTCGACATCCCAAACGCCTTTGCCACAGGACGAAGCCCTAAGAACGCGGTTGTCTGTGTAACTCGCGGCCTGTTGCGTCGGCTTCCCCCACAAGAACTCGAGGCGGTGCTAGCACACGAACTCAGTCACGTCGCCCACAGAGATGTGGCGGTAATGACTATTGCATCCTTCCTTGGTGTGCTTGCCGGACTGCTAACGCGTTTGATGTTCTACTCCGAGATCTTTGGTGGCATGATGGGCGGTGGTTACGGCGGTGGACGTGGCCGTGGTGGGGGCCGCGGCAATGGTGGCGGTAACATAATTGCCATAGAGATGCTGATCATGCTGATATCCGCCGTCGTGTACGCGATCAGCTTCTTGTTGATTCGAGCTCTCTCGCGTTATCGCGAGTTGGCGGCCGATAGGGCTGGTGCAATCCTCATCGGACGGCCAGCTGCCCTCAAGTCAGCCCTGCTGCGCATCTCCGGCACGATGGGGCAGATCCCCACTCGCGATCTTCGTACTGCTCAGGCATTCAACGCCTTCTTCTTTACGCCAGCGATCAATCCTCGCAATCCATCTCTCGCCTCTGGGTTATTCGCCACCCATCCCAGCCTCGAGAAGCGAATTGCGCAACTCGATGAGCTCGATCGCGAGCTAGGAAAGGCAGAATGA
- the pspAB gene encoding PspA-associated protein PspAB has product MGFFDTLLGKSKQVNANLDAIFALSSAAITLQVSANLIPTNQAAVVFKPASGAAFANTETEFQDVLKEMNDVTVSLSTDSFGYRWVVLNGQDLETVVTASHSVNRSLEDHGFSPQLLCSLYPFKDTGGQGMVYWVYLYKRGTFYPFVPVGHERRDNERELSLKAVVGTDLPLETEMQRWFPLWDIPISSSH; this is encoded by the coding sequence ATGGGATTCTTCGACACCCTCTTGGGCAAGTCAAAACAAGTAAACGCGAATCTTGACGCCATCTTTGCACTGTCGAGCGCCGCGATTACCCTGCAAGTCTCTGCGAACCTGATTCCAACAAATCAGGCGGCCGTTGTCTTCAAACCCGCATCAGGTGCCGCCTTTGCTAACACCGAGACTGAGTTCCAGGATGTCCTCAAGGAGATGAACGACGTAACTGTATCGCTCTCCACCGACTCATTCGGTTACCGCTGGGTCGTTCTCAATGGCCAAGATCTAGAGACGGTCGTAACCGCCTCACACTCAGTGAACCGGAGCCTTGAAGATCATGGGTTTTCGCCACAGCTTCTGTGCTCGCTCTACCCATTCAAAGATACAGGTGGCCAGGGAATGGTCTATTGGGTGTATCTATATAAGCGAGGAACCTTCTATCCGTTTGTTCCCGTCGGTCATGAACGCCGCGACAACGAGAGGGAACTCTCGCTCAAAGCTGTGGTCGGCACCGACCTTCCGCTAGAGACTGAGATGCAGCGATGGTTTCCCCTATGGGATATACCGATCAGCTCCTCCCACTGA